Proteins from a genomic interval of Loxodonta africana isolate mLoxAfr1 chromosome 25, mLoxAfr1.hap2, whole genome shotgun sequence:
- the MAP10 gene encoding microtubule-associated protein 10, whose amino-acid sequence MAVPLPERLFSLELLVECVRLEAGVLPSPVVAVQEEGASPPRASGSLCPAVAFRLLDFPTLLVYPPGGPATPAPEPRPGVVSFGRGKSCLFRLHPATLHRLLLRTPLYALLLQLHPGSPTPAPQLLGSCGISLAAAVSKVLGPTASVCSQGHRGSYPLVNLMGERIGDIALGYRLTDLGSCLLGHLELPITSTRGGLQQVEGQKAGEVSSQPLQEKQQPRQVTAQPTSGDDRHPVNLKLTKSQKNLKEIVSHRDASFDYMGSVEKGKTNSVVICSNASSRKCNSPLNQEVTELDIETNTFCPPPLYYTHLTQEKRPPTWGKMTFVPQVNMPEELDGVFQEEKLVNPPTCISPLKQVNTTTNESPSVLTDSPTHVQDIAASNQKTCHPQTEQNRINTIRQLPLLNALLVELSLLYNQPMASPADIHPHLAWLYRTEDKAPDSSAKFTCKSESKKEKLSVEEKGKSVSLHYRKNQVENLEKGTYFEKNSAVPQKRVPKGRLLYGITNTLKLRLKQTNPDMLVVHEKREQYRKMQAQMLGAKLRIPSSKVKVLRCAEQLQKSHRLPEDQCLDSDGSFADNTDTSRQISRVFDDPSRTKEAKLKSVTEKKTVDYSENRTNSGSLEEISAVKSIMSEKFTQTNILEGKVEMKVQSPCVCQQGAIIDRIVVDKERTNKQVKTTDNDVLIANISENKLSKNSCSESISELKYSDDFASPCYSEDFCTTEDTSRSLQARDDSPENPKRQYTSKSSEARPSLRKNSSEKSSILSPPFSAGSPVHSYKRCHISKTRHKSFEEASSISTSDLSSSHWTEEKEKQIDQNSMHSSKVIKKGQDISVKTKTDCKALEKNQSPRTSQVSSYLPSNLSGLELNALDSSTSDQFEEDSDEVGSLNISKQCKDICELVINKLPGYTV is encoded by the coding sequence ATGGCGGTGCCGCTGCCAGAGCGGCTGTTCTCCCTGGAGCTGCTCGTAGAGTGTGTGCGCCTTGAAGCCGGTGTGTTGCCGTCGCCCGTGGTTGCAGTGCAGGAGGAGGGGGCCTCGCCGCCCCGGGCATCGGGCTCCCTCTGTCCAGCGGTAGCCTTCCGCCTGCTGGACTTCCCCACGTTGTTGGTTTACCCTCCTGGCGGCCCCGCCACTCCGGCCCCGGAACCCCGGCCCGGCGTGGTCAGCTTCGGTCGCGGCAAGTCCTGTCTCTTTCGCCTGCACCCCGCCACCCTGCACCGCCTGCTCCTTCGGACCCCGCTCTACGCGCTGCTCTTGCAGCTGCATCCCGGGAGCCCAACGCCCGCCCCGCAGCTCCTGGGTAGCTGTGGCATCTCGCTGGCCGCTGCAGTCTCAAAGGTCCTGGGGCCGACCGCGTCCGTCTGCTCGCAGGGTCATCGAGGAAGCTACCCTTTGGTCAACCTAATGGGGGAGCGGATTGGGGACATTGCCCTGGGCTACCGTTTGACTGACCTGGGGAGCTGCTTGCTGGGTCATCTTGAGCTGCCCATCACTTCCACCCGAGGGGGACTGCAGCAGGTAGAGGGGCAGAAGGCCGGTGAGGTTAGTTCCCAACCCCTGCAGGAAAAACAGCAGCCAAGGCAGGTAACCGCACAGCCAACCTCAGGAGATGATAGGCACCCGGTGAATTTAAAACTCACAAAGTCACAGAAGAATTTAAAGGAAATAGTTTCCCACCGTGATGCCAGCTTTGATTACATGGGTTCTGTGGAGAAGGGCAAAACCAACTCTGTTGTTATTTGTTCAAATGCAAGCAGTAGGAAATGTAATAGTCCCTTAAATCAGGAAGTCACAGAATTGGACATTGAAACCAATACATTTTGCCCTCCTCCTCTGTATTACACTCATTTGACCCAAGAAAAGAGGCCTCCTACGTGGGGTAAAATGACATTTGTGCCACAAGTTAATATGCCTGAGGAACTGGATGGTGTTTTTCAAGAAGAAAAGCTTGTAAATCCGCCAACATGTATTAGTCCTCTAAAACAAGTGAATACCACAACAAATGAGAGCCCTTCGGTGCTTACGGACTCTCCAACACATGTTCAGGATATAGCAGCAAGTAATCAGAAGACATGTCACCctcaaacagaacaaaatagaataAATACTATAAGGCAGCTGCCTTTGTTAAATGCTTTGTTGGTTGAGTTGTCCTTGTTATACAACCAGCCCATGGCAAGCCCTGCTGATATACATCCTCATCTAGCCTGGTTATATAGAACTGAGGATAAGGCACCAGACTCTTCTGCCAAATTCACATGTAAATCTGAATCCAAGAAGGAAAAACTTTCTGTGGAGGAAAAGGGAAAGTCAGTGAGCCTTCACTACAGAAAGAATCAAGTTGAAAATCTCGAAAAAGGTACATATTTTGAAAAGAACAGTGCTGTTCCCCAAAAACGAGTTCCAAAAGGGAGGCTACTTTATGGTATAACAAATACACTGAAACTTCGTTTGAAGCAAACAAATCCTGATATGTTGGTAgtacatgaaaagagagaacAGTATAGAAAAATGCAAGCACAGATGTTGGGGGCAAAACTCAGAATCCCATCATCCAAAGTTAAAGTGTTAAGATGTGCAGAACAACTTCAGAAATCACATCGCCTACCTGAAGATCAGTGTTTGGATTCAGATGGATCTTTTGCTGATAATACTGATACTTCAAGGCAAATTAGCAGGGTTTTTGATGACCCTAGCAGAACTAAAGAAGCTAAACTAAAATCTGTAACTGAAAAAAAGACAGTTGATTATAGTGAAAATAGAACCAATAGTGGTTCATTGGAAGAAATAAGTGCTGTGAAGTCCATTATGTCAGAAAAATTTACTCAGACAAATATTTTAGAGGGAAAAGTGGAGATGAAAGTCCAAAGTCCATGTGTTTGCCAACAAGGTGCTATTATTGACAGAATTGTAGTTGATAAAGAAAGAACTAACAAGCAGGTCAAAACCACAGATAATGACGTGCTTATTGCTAATATAAGTGAAAATAAACTGAGTAAAAATAGTTGCTCTGAAAGCATCTCAGAACTAAAGTATTCAGATGACTTTGCCAGTCCTTGTTATTCTGAAGATTTCTGTACTACTGAGGACACCAGCAGAAGTTTACAGGCTCGTGATGACAGTCCAGAAAATCCAAAACGTCAATATACAAGTAAGTCTAGTGAAGCAAGACCGTCCTTAAGGAAAAACAGCAGTGAAAAAAGTTCTATTCTTAGCCCACCTTTTTCTGCTGGATCACCAGTACACTCATATAAAAGATGTCATATTTCAAAGACTCGGCATAAAAGTTTTGAAGAAGCATCTAGTATTTCTACCAGTGATTTATCTTCATCACATTGGactgaggaaaaagaaaagcagataGACCAAAATAGTATGCATAGTTCCAAAGTTATAAAGAAGGGTCAAGACATCTCTGTTAAAACAAAAACTGATTGCAAAGCtttagaaaaaaatcagtcaccgaGGACATCTCAAGtgagttcttatctaccatctaatttgTCAGGATTAGAACTTAATGCCCTGGATAGCAGTACGTCAGATCAGTTTGAAGAAGACAGCGATGAAGTTGGTTCACTAAATATTTCCAAGCAATGCAAAGACATTTGCGAATTAGTAATAAATAAACTTCCAGGATATACGGTATAA